The Tripterygium wilfordii isolate XIE 37 chromosome 1, ASM1340144v1, whole genome shotgun sequence sequence AAACGTATTTGGAGACTAATTCAAAGACCAAATTCTCTGGTGGCAAGAATTTTGAAAGGGAATATTTTCCCCGAGGAAATATTTGGAATGCTGGATTAGGATGTAATCCTTCTTTCACTTGGCGGGGTCTTTTATGGGGACGAGATTTATTGAGCCAGGGTACTCGGTGGGTGGTAGGCAATGGGGAGCGGATCAAACTGTATGACGATAGATGGTTGCCTACTCCACGGTCTTTCGAGGTGGTTTCTCTCAAAAATTTGCATCCTGACAGTTATGTATCTTGCTTATTAGATCAACATGGCCAATGGGATGAGGCTCTTGCACGGTCAaattttctgcaattcgaggCAAAGATCATCTTGGGTTTACTACGGCCTGCCCGACGGATTGAAGACAGATTGTCTTGGCACtccgataaaaaaaaaaggacatatTCTATCAGAAGTGCTTATTATCTCTCAATGGATTTGAAACACATGGTTCCTTCCTCTTCAATTGACTGGATGAAAGTTTTGTGGAAGTGGTTATGGGCTCAACAATTGCCTCCAAAGGTTAATATTTTTATCTAGCGGGCGTGCTTGAATATTATTCCCACTACAGGTAATCTTAAAGTTCCTTGTATTCTTTGTTGCCCTCTCTGTGGGTCTGAAAATGATAGTACTATGCATTATCTATTCCATTGTGCTGGTATAAGGCCGGCTTGGAAGAAATGCTGATTTTGGGATGTTCTACGTAATTCATTGGGTGGAAGCTTTCTTGATTGTCTCGTTAGTTTAAAAATGGCTCTAACTGCTGCTGATATGAAGTTTTTCCTCATGGTTGTCTGGGAAGTGTGGAACTTTAGAAATCGCACAATCCATCACTGAAAGGGGAGGCCAATAGAGGGCCTGTTTGAATGGATTCCAGACTTTCTTTTGGACTTTCACGAGCTGCCATCAAACTGGAGTTCAAAGTCTTAAGGTTGATAGGGAGACCCGATGGAAACCTCCACCTCCAGGTATGTTTTTTTGTTAACGTTGATGCTGGGTGCGATCTGTCATCATCGTGGTATGCGGTTGGCTATGTTGTGTGGGACCATGTTGGATGACTGGTAGTGGCTTCTGCAGTCCCAGTAGGTAGGTTGCAGTCTGTGGAGAGTGTTGAACTTTATGCAATTCGCAAAGGGGCCAGGTTGGCTACCAGTTGTGGGTTGATGGATATCACGGTTATTAGTGATGCTAAGGGAGCCATAGACAAGATTAACTCGCTTGAGATTGGCCTTAATGAAGATGGATCACTTGTTCAAGAAATTAGGGATTTCTTTGTCTCTTTGAAGTTTATGTTTAGTCCAAGAAACACCAACAAGGTAGCACATTGTATTGCACAATTTGCTTTGAGTTCTCCAATTCCGTATGAATGGAGATTGTCTTATGACCCTACTTGGCTCAAAGAGGTTGTAACGGCATATCTTCTGTCAAATTCTAGCTAATAAAGTTACCACCTTTcccttaccaaaaaaaaagaagatattatatatataatatatataatagaatatAAATTACACATCTTTCTAAAAATACATGTATTCCTCTTCACTAGCTCcttaaatttccaaaaaaatacTTTTATTTCCTAATaagtatataatatgtatggttaacataaaaattataattattaatttatacacACGATGATAGATGATTTGTACTTAATGAAAAATTATCGAGCAAACCTTaaatgattgttttttttttggttatcttGAACATTTGATGTTTTAACTTGTATGTGCAATTTAATGATTGTATAGATATTTTCTTATTCTCAATCATTTTTCGTAAATAGTCCAAAAAAAATGTCAGGACGTTATTCCTGAACTCCCgtcaaaccttttttttttatttccgtCACTAACCAACTCCCTCAAATCCATTTCCTAGATCTGTCACTGCAGATTCGGAAAAGTGACTGCCGTCTTTGCCTTCTGTAAGAATAATTTGATGAGATTTTGGACCCATGAGTCCATGGATTTGATGGAGATTTGATTGATCAATGATTGATGAGTCTATACCTTTTCTGCTAATATGATCCTCCAGAATCCACATCAAGAGGAAAATGAGGGTATAATTGACATGTActcttttaattaaaaaaaattatttttagtttCTTAAAACGAATAAGGACACCcataaaaacaacaaacttCAATAGTGTGTGCTCTGGACCATCTAATATCATATTTCATCTATTAAATatgaagaaaatatttttgtaacatatcATGATGTTAGGTAATGTGACAATTCAACTTTAAATTTGGTAAATTCAGTTTCAATAGTGGTAGATAGCCCAATCTTGATAGCTCAAGGTAGTCCAAATCTATATGGCATGTTGACTCATGTGATGATTGGGCAAAATTGAAATATGATTCTTGAGAAAAAAATACCCTCATTTCTTTAAAACTACATGCTTCAAATCTTAGTATGACatcattgttttttaatttttccttttcttaaacgaaatttaaaacgttttaactttcaaaatacatggtagattaggaaaaaaaattatatattcggaatcaacacataaaactctttctaacaagatccattatcgATGATTTTACCTGAtcgttcttaattccattgtttttgaaaacgatgaaattttaaaaataatgaattatggactaaaaacaatggattctagATTGTGTTTTAAAAGAATAGTGAATTTTGGactaaaaacaatggattatggACTATGCTTttagaaaataatgaatttcgTCTCAGACTTATGTTTATTCCATGAATTGAAATAGTGGAATAACTAATTCCATTCAATTTCGTCCCAGACCaatgtttatttcattgaattaAAACATTGGAATGAATAATTTCGTCTTAGTGAAAAAACTATGGATTAAaagagttaaaaaaataaattttgaactgtgcttttaaaaaataatggattctaGACTGCACTTTTATAAAACTATGAATTTCATCTTAGACCTATGTGTATTCCATTAATTGAAACAGTGGAATAACTAATTCCATTTAATTTCATCTCAGACCAAtgattatttatttgtattaaaacaatgaaaaaactaaatcatcatttttttacttgaaatccattgagatttatttgaattacattgtttattcgTTCAATCACCTCGTGTTTTTGTTATTCAACCCGTCAACGACCTCATTCATCCCCCAATGCAATGTCTTCATTATTAACCACCATATCGTGACTGAAATCCattaaaaaatcatatatcaacactcaaaatctatggaatgaaattaaaaacaaaaaataactaaatcaatattttaaatcaattgaataacaATCTGTCTAATATTAAAAACAGTGGAATAGCAATCTTTCTGGGATTAAAAACAGTAgaataaccataaaaaaaacaatggaatatcaATCTGTCTGAGATTAAAAACAGTGAAATGACACCAAAATCGATAGATTCTGAAATAAAATCCTCTATAGATTCAGAATATGaagccaaaataaaaaaatacc is a genomic window containing:
- the LOC119996123 gene encoding uncharacterized protein LOC119996123, with the translated sequence MLRLGFTEKWCGLIMKCVSSISYSFLINREVVGNLIPTRGIRLSSILSQARNTGLLRGIKVARASPSVSHLFFADDSLIFCRATVDDCNNVKTSLRLYEKVLGQLINYTKSALSFSPNTSRHNVNLVKNIFGMPVVNRHDYYLGLPTITLWNKSMHVGGHVRNIGGVVQKISGSFIGKDGRNLCEHKSKGRCNPSFTWRGLLWGRDLLSQGTRWVVGNGERIKLYDDRWLPTPRSFEVVSLKNLHPDSYVSCLLDQHGQWDEALARSNFLQFEAKIILGLLRPARRIEDRLSWHSDKKKRTYSIRSAYYLSMDLKHMVPSSSIDWMKVLWKWLWAQQLPPKYYALSIPLCWYKAGLEEMLILGCSTCHQTGVQSLKVDRETRWKPPPPVASAVPVGRLQSVESVELYAIRKGARLATSCGLMDITVISDAKGAIDKINSLEIGLNEDGSLVQEIRDFFVSLKFMFSPRNTNKVAHCIAQFALSSPIPYEWRLSYDPTWLKEVVTAYLLSNSS